CTGGCCCAGGAGCCGCGCTTATGGAAAGAGTTCCATAATGAAGACAATCTAATTCTGACCAGCAATGACCTTAAAAATCCCAAGTATTCCCGGGCGATGGCTAGGCTCAAAAATAGTGCCCAGGCCAAAGTTCGGCATTTAGTCGGTGTACTGGAAGAATGTTGTTTGAAACCCATCTCAATGGTACCGGATTTGGAGGCTGCGCTGGCCCAACCTTCCTCCCTGGCTGCGCCTCTACCGGTATCAGGTCCATCAGCCTTGCCGGCCCACATCCCCATCCAGCCGCCTACGCCACTCCATCTGCCGCCACCAGTGGTCACTCCATCTGCGCCGATGGCCTCGGTCGCGGTGCAACAACTCAGAAAAGCCGCGATTTGCGCTTCAGCTGTTTCTCTAACTTCAGGTGTGGTGCTTTTCAGTTTTATCGAAAATTTCAGCTATATATTGCTGGTCCCCTTGGGGCTCCTCACAGGACTATCAATTCTGGCTTGGTGGGAACCTTCCTTACATTTTCTTGCTCAAAAGGGAGTCAATCGTAAAAACACCATATTAACTGCGGCGAAAATCATGGCCCTACCGGGCGTCTTATTGGCAGTCTTGTCAGTGGTGCACGGGAGAGTTTACGCGCCTCCCAGCTTTGTGACCACGGTACCCCGGCCTGCCCCAATCACAACGCTGAAGCCTACTGTGCCCCCCCCCAGTCCCGCGCCACCTGTGGTGGTGCCGCCACCAGTGCAGCCAACGCCTCCCCTAGGCCCAACTATCCCTCCATCCCAGTTGGAGGGCCCTGTCGCCGAGCCGCCGTCAGCCCCTAAACCTCCGGCGACCCGGCGTGCCCCACGCCGACCCCCAAAGGCCACCAAGCATCTGGCCCAGCCTGTGGCTCCTTCCCCGTCCCCGCCAGCGCCGCAGGCCCCGGTGCCGCCGGCCGACCCCAGAAAACTACAATTTAAATTCGGGCGACCCGAGGTGATCCAGATTAAACCACCACCATAACTCAACCGGAGGGAAAGAAGATGTGCAAGAAGTTGACGGCGATATGTATCCTTGTAGTCTTTAGCGTGTACTCGGTGGGCTGCGCCACCACCAATCCGGATGGCACAGCCTCGCCGGGCCGCTCCACTGTCGGTGGTGCCGTAGCGGGGGCGTTGGCGGGGGCCGCCTTGGGCGCCCTCGCTGGCCTGATCCCCGGTGGCAATCTTGCCGCCAATGTGGCCCGCGGAGCCATCATTGGGGCCGGAGCTGGACTGGTGGCCGGAGCCGTTGCCGGTTTTGCCTATGGCAAGTACCAGGAGCAGCTTCATCGTGACCGGCAGGCCGCGGAGGCATACCACCAGTATAATACTGACCAGGGTGAAAAAGTAATCATTGAGGCCGTCGAGGTGCAGCCGGACAGCTCATCCCCGGGTGACAGCGTGGCTATGAATTCCGTCTTCAGCGTCCTCACCGGCAGCATGGACCCGGTACCTGTTGAAATCACCCAAATAGTCATGGTGGGGGATAAGATTTGCGGCCAGCCCTTTTGCCTTAAGCAAGAGAGAGTTAGTGGCACTTACAAGTTTTCCGTGCCCATGCAAATCCCTGCCAACGCACCGGATGGCAAGTATAAGTTAATGACAGCCGTCAAGACATCCAAGTCAAATGACCAGAAACTTTGTGAATTTTTGGTGGCCAAGAAGGCATCCCCCGAAGAAAAACCGGGACCAGAAGTTCAACCACCCACCACTGACAAAGAAGCTCGACTGCCCCGTCCTACTGCAGGAGGGACAAGCTAAAGAAGAACTTTCCTTGATATGGGAAAGCTGGCGGCAGTGGGGACATGTTTCTCGGCTCGATGCATCTGCGCGATATCTCGTGGGTCTGGAGGGCAGGCATAGTAAAGCGGGAAAAGTAAGACAACTTTTGGTACGTACTTTTATTTCTTTTAGAAAAGAAGCAAGTACTGGAGAAACCTGAATCGAGGCCACCATGCCGGCTTCTCAATGATATTAGGATAGATGAATTGCTGGGATAGCAGACGCAGGAGCCGATGAGGCCGAAAGTGGGTCTACGGGTTTGTCTAAGCCCAAGATATCTGGGGAAAGTCAGGATTGGGCCAGAGCAAAAGCCCCGTACGTCATTATCTGCACGTAATCCTTGAAATTCCGAGGGTACATAATGCCATACAAATTTAAGTTAGAGGCTGCGCCTTACCACCTTCACAAAGCAGGCAACGCCCCTAAAGAATATGAAGATGCCTGGTTCTGCGATCCTGAAGGCATGCGCTTCGCCATCGCCGACGGAGCTGCCGAATCTTCCTTTGCCAAACAGTGGGCTGACATCCTGGTGAAGGCCTTTGCTCAAGCGTACGAATCCCTTCCACCCATATCGGATCCCAAACCAAAAGCTCAGGACTCAGAGAGGCGCTTGGAAAGTAGCGGTGTGGGTGCCATCCCATCATTTCATCAAACACGAGACCCGAAAGAAGTCGAGGAATGCTCAAAACAAATTCTTCAAACAAAAGACCCAAAGGAATTTGAAAAGTATTTTAAAAAACTTAAGAAATGTGTGGAAGAGGCCACCCTATCATTTGATCATAGTCAAGACGCAACGGAATCTATAAAGCATTATCAAGAACAAGACGACACTCTAGCATTTGAGGAATGGTTACTCCCACTGCAGCCAATATGGCATGCATCTATTCATTGGGACAAATTGCCTTATTATGCCTATGATAAGGCGCAGGAGGGGGCTTTTACTACCTTCTTAGGTCTTCGGCTCTTCCACACCGGGAATGCTATGGTAGGCTCGTGGGAGGCTTGGGCGGTGGGCGACTGCTGCCTCTTTCACGTGAGACAAGAACAGGTAATCGCCAAGTTTCCCATGAAGGCGTCGGAGGACTTCGGCAACTCTCCCTACCTCATATGCAGCCACCCACAACAAAAGCTGAATTTACTTGAAAAAATGGAGACTTACAGGGGAAGTTTTTCGGTAAATGACACCTTTTTCCTGACCACAGACGCCTTGGGCCAATGGTTTTTGCAGGAGTGCGAAGCTGAAAGGGAGCCCTGGTCAAAACTTCTAGCGATCACCAATGAATCAAATTTTGTAGAGTTCGTCACTAACCTGCGCAGGGATGGAACTATCCGCAATGACGATACCACTCTGATCATCATCCAGGTCAAGAAAAAATCGGCCGAGGACGCGTAAGATGGCCTACCCGCTGCCATCCGATTACTGTGAAGAATTACAGAATCCGAAATTATGTCTGAAAGATGGCACCTTGCATAATTGTGCGGTTACCACCAACTCACTGGGACTACCGCGTCTGATTACCGGCAATGTGGCGGCAGTCTGCCGGCTGCAGTGCGGCCGGCAGAGCTGGGCTATACGCTGTTTTTGTAGGGAAGTTCCTGACATAAAAGAACATTACCGTATAATTGGTGATTACTTAAAAAATAATCGACTCCCGGAATTTGTTGATTTTGAGTATCAGGCTGAGGGTATCAAAGTTAGAGGAAGCCGGTATCCCATAATCAAGATGGAATGGGTGGAAGGAGACCCCCTCCATGTGTATATCGGGAACCACTTGCGAAAGCCCAAGATCTTAGCTGAATTAGCGGAGCAATGCCGCCAGGTGGTTGCAGCCATGAGGTCCCATAAAATGGCTCACGGCGATCTACAACACGGCAATATTTTGGTCACCCAAGGCGGCAAGATCAAATTAGTGGACTATGACGGTATGTATGTCCATAAACACAAGAATAAAAAGTGCCTGGAGCGGGGCCATCCCAATTATCAGCATCCCCAGCGCAGCGGTTACTTTTATAATGAGAATCTCGACAACTTTTCCGCCATCCTCATATATTTATCGCTTCTGGCCCTGGGTCGGGAGCCACGCTTATGGAAAGAGTTCCATAATGAAGACAATCTGATCCTGGTGGATAAAGATTTAAAAAACCCTTCCCTATCCCGAGTCTTCACCAGATTGAAAAACAATCCCAACGAGCAGGTGAAGTATCTGGCGGGTTGTTTAGAAAAATTTTGTCAGGTTCCTCTGGCCAAGGTGCCGGATCTAGAGAGCGTGCTGGTCTCCGCCCCTGGAGTTGCGGCCAGACCGGTAAGACCTGCGGCTACTGCCTCTCCTCCATCCAGAAGGCCCAAACCGCCAGTGGACCGCTGGTGGGAGACCCATACCCCAACTCCTCCGGGTAGGCCATCCCCATCCGGTTCGTCATCCTCTTCACAGTCAACCGCGACCGGCCCTGTCGGCACTGCTAAAATATCCTGGTGGACCCAGACAGAGACCATCAAGGATCCCCTAGTCACTCCCAAATCCGGTACATCGAGTTCAAAGGCCCAACCTTTGGCGCTGTTGAGTAATATCCAACCTAACCAGGCAGTAAAGGGATTATTTGCGGGAACTTTTGCGATAGTTTTCTTAGCCTCCTTTGTTATCAACGAAATCCACTGGAAGGTCCTCTCTTGGCTAGCCGCCTGGACCTATATCATGGCCATGAAAGATTACTCGCTACATTTCCTCTCTAAAGAAGGGGTAAACCTCAGAAACCTTGCAATTGCTCTGACAAGATTGCTTGCTCCGTCACTGTTATTTATCGGCTTCATTTATTTCGTATCAACTCATGTTGTTCAATATCTCCAGCAAGAGGCTATGAAACCAAAGCCTCGGGCCCATTCAACGTTTGTGCCGCCTAGCTCCATAATCCCGCCGCCGACGCAACGGATTTCGCCATCCATACCGCCAACCCTGCCACCGGTGACCATTAAGCCCCCACCACCGTGGGTCATCGTACAACCTCATTCTGTTTTGCCACCTCCGAAAACGGTAAAGATTGCGCCCCGTCAGAAGCCCAAGTCTGAAACGCAGCAGGCCCAAAAGCCGCCACCCGCTGAGCCCCGTCCTTCGTCCCGGCCTTATACCAAGAAACCCGGAGGACCTAAGCAATGGGAATGATCCCCTCCAAACCGGTCTGCTGGCTATTAGTTTTCTGTTTGGGATCCCTGTTCGCCTGCTCCAAGCGCACTGCCAAGGAAACCCCGATTCCCTCTCCTGAAGCAGCCCTAAAAAGCCCCACCACGGCTGAAACGCCATCCTCGGCCCTGGCGCAATCTTTTCCCCCAGGTGACTCACCGCCCCCTTCCCTGTGGAAATCGAGCATGCGGGCCAAACGAGCCAAACGCAAGACCGTCAGACAGTCGCCCCCAGCCTCCCAATATTCGGCAACGGCCGAGGCATTACGGGTCAAGGGAGAGGAGGACTTCACTAGGGGAAAGTACTTCGAATCATTAAAAACTATGGCAGAAGCCTATCGGTTGCAGCCCAACAACCAGGCCACCCTGGTGTTGGCCGGTAAGGCCCTGGCCAAGATTGGCGAAGGCGAGAAGGCCCGACAAGTATTGAAGAAGGCGGTCCTGCTGAACCCGGTTAGCGAAGATGCTAACACAGCTCGGGAATGGTTGAAGCGCCTGGATCACCCGTTGGAGATCTCCATCCTGCCTTACAACGTTGCGCCGGCTACAGGCCATTCCATCAGCTTACTGGCGCTGGGACAATTACGAGGAGTACTCTCCGCCACCAAACTTTACCGCATCGTCAACTATGGGGCGTGGGCTAAAAATGCGGACCTGTCGGATCCGGAAGAGGCCTGTGAAGCCGCGGCAAACCAAGTAAAAATCATCATTTATATGGGTACCTATTACGAGCCGTTCAAGGCAATAACCTTTGATAGCCCTCCATTTTCATCCAACTCCTGCCGTGTGGAACTACATCTGTTTCATGCAAGAAGCGGCCAATTGATCCAAAGGATCCAGGAATCAAGCACATGGAATATTACCAGGAGCACCTTGGCAGACCAGCTGAAAACCATGTTATTGAAAGCATCCCTGGCAGTTCATGATGCCTTATTATAAATGATAACCAAGGAGTGAAGTTATGAACAGCAATGCAATGATTAAGGGATATTTCTCACATTTCAAGGACCGCAGGTTATTACTTGCCGATGTCTATTTATCTTTAATGTTAATATTATTGATTTTTATCATGCTCTTGGCCCCGGTTACCCTCCAAGCGCAAGTCCAAGGTGTGGTTTCCCCAGAACTCCAAGCCTTAATTCTGGCAGAAGACTGGCCCCAGGTCCTCCAACAAATAAATGCAGAGAAAGGTCCCTCTCCGATCCTGCGTCTCATTAAAGGTCATGCCTGCCTCGCCTTGAATAAGAACAATGAGTCACTCTGCTTATTTTTAAGCACGGCAGGTGATTCGGATCTCCAGAAATGGCAGGAATGGGCCGAGAACTTTGCCACGAGGAATAGGCAGGTGGCAGTGGCCCACTATCTACGAGGCGACGCCCTGGCTCGCCGTCAGCAGCGAGATCCAGCCCTCAGCGCCTTTAATGCTGCATTGCAGCTTAACCCGCACCACGCCTTGTCTTTGAACGCCCGAGGTATTCTTTTGGCTTCCCAAGGGAGATTTGACGACGCCATTCAGGATTTCAGCACGGCAGTCTCCGCCCAGCCCGCTCTGGCTGACGCCTACGCCAGTTTCGGCTCCATGTGGGTCCAAAAGAAGGATGGGGTTTTCGGGGCTTTAAAGGCTTACGATCAAGCCCTGTCCCTCTCTCCAGAATTTGCCGTGGCGCTTTACGGCCGAGGTTGTGTCCTCACCTTGCTGGGGCAGTGGAAGGATTCGGAAAGGGACTTGAGGAATGCTCTGAAGTCTGATTGTCTGCGGAAAACTATCGCCCAGAATATCGGACATATGCTGGAGCTCATTAAGGAACAACAGGACAAGAATCTGAAGCTGGCGGGTGGAAGAATCCCAGCAACAGAGATCGAAAAAAAGTTTTTATCCAATTGCCAGGCCATCAAAGAGGGCAATTTCGGCTCATGGGGCGGGCCGCTGAATCAAAATATCCAGTTGATGCGGGATAACCCCTATCTGCGGGGGATCTGGAGCAACCAGATGAAGCAGATTAGCCCGGAAGTAAATAAGAGCCTTAGGTCCACCATGATCCAACGGGAGCGCTCGATTGGTGATTGGTATAGCAACGTGGCTGATATCACCACCAAAGCTTTTGTTTCAGGCGGCAGTAAAAATGTGCAGGTGGGTGGAGAAATCGCCGTGGGCGCCAAGAATTTGGCGGACTATAGGATGAAGACCGGGGACGCTCGGGTGTGGCGGGACGCCTTAGGCCGACTCCCTGAGGTCGACTTCAAGTCACCCGGGGGATTTGCTGCCACCCTGGCTCAGGCCAACTGGGATCAAACCGATTGGCCCTTCTTCCCACTGTACGGCCTGAATTATCAGGGGGTGAAATAGCCTGGTGCCGGGTTAGCCTACCCGGCTGCCTGCAACCTCCATTAAATCACGGAGGAAATACGGTGAGAAAAATACTCTTAGGAATATTGGCATTCTATTGCTTAAGTTACCCGGATTACATCATGGCCGGGCCGTTTGTCGCTTATTCCCTGAAGGAGGCGGAAAGACGCATCACCGTCTCCGGCAAGACAGATCAGGACGTCGTGAATCTTGGCGGCATTACCGACTTGGCCGGC
The sequence above is a segment of the Desulfobaccales bacterium genome. Coding sequences within it:
- a CDS encoding AarF/UbiB family protein, translated to MAYPLPSDYCEELQNPKLCLKDGTLHNCAVTTNSLGLPRLITGNVAAVCRLQCGRQSWAIRCFCREVPDIKEHYRIIGDYLKNNRLPEFVDFEYQAEGIKVRGSRYPIIKMEWVEGDPLHVYIGNHLRKPKILAELAEQCRQVVAAMRSHKMAHGDLQHGNILVTQGGKIKLVDYDGMYVHKHKNKKCLERGHPNYQHPQRSGYFYNENLDNFSAILIYLSLLALGREPRLWKEFHNEDNLILVDKDLKNPSLSRVFTRLKNNPNEQVKYLAGCLEKFCQVPLAKVPDLESVLVSAPGVAARPVRPAATASPPSRRPKPPVDRWWETHTPTPPGRPSPSGSSSSSQSTATGPVGTAKISWWTQTETIKDPLVTPKSGTSSSKAQPLALLSNIQPNQAVKGLFAGTFAIVFLASFVINEIHWKVLSWLAAWTYIMAMKDYSLHFLSKEGVNLRNLAIALTRLLAPSLLFIGFIYFVSTHVVQYLQQEAMKPKPRAHSTFVPPSSIIPPPTQRISPSIPPTLPPVTIKPPPPWVIVQPHSVLPPPKTVKIAPRQKPKSETQQAQKPPPAEPRPSSRPYTKKPGGPKQWE
- a CDS encoding tetratricopeptide repeat protein is translated as MAVAHYLRGDALARRQQRDPALSAFNAALQLNPHHALSLNARGILLASQGRFDDAIQDFSTAVSAQPALADAYASFGSMWVQKKDGVFGALKAYDQALSLSPEFAVALYGRGCVLTLLGQWKDSERDLRNALKSDCLRKTIAQNIGHMLELIKEQQDKNLKLAGGRIPATEIEKKFLSNCQAIKEGNFGSWGGPLNQNIQLMRDNPYLRGIWSNQMKQISPEVNKSLRSTMIQRERSIGDWYSNVADITTKAFVSGGSKNVQVGGEIAVGAKNLADYRMKTGDARVWRDALGRLPEVDFKSPGGFAATLAQANWDQTDWPFFPLYGLNYQGVK
- a CDS encoding AarF/UbiB family protein, translating into MAYPVASDYCEELQNPKFCLKDGTLHNCAVTTNQLGLPRLITGNVAAVCRLQCGRKSWAIRCFCREVPDIKEHYRIIGDYLKNNRLPEFVDFEYQVEGIKVKGSRYPIIKMEWVEGDPLHVYVGNHLRKPKILAGLAEQCRQVVAAMRSHKMAHGDLQHGNIMVTQGGKIKLVDYDGMYVHKHKHKKSLEQGHPNYQHPQRSGNYFNENLDNFSAILIYLSLLALAQEPRLWKEFHNEDNLILTSNDLKNPKYSRAMARLKNSAQAKVRHLVGVLEECCLKPISMVPDLEAALAQPSSLAAPLPVSGPSALPAHIPIQPPTPLHLPPPVVTPSAPMASVAVQQLRKAAICASAVSLTSGVVLFSFIENFSYILLVPLGLLTGLSILAWWEPSLHFLAQKGVNRKNTILTAAKIMALPGVLLAVLSVVHGRVYAPPSFVTTVPRPAPITTLKPTVPPPSPAPPVVVPPPVQPTPPLGPTIPPSQLEGPVAEPPSAPKPPATRRAPRRPPKATKHLAQPVAPSPSPPAPQAPVPPADPRKLQFKFGRPEVIQIKPPP